One genomic window of Paenisporosarcina antarctica includes the following:
- a CDS encoding fumarylacetoacetate hydrolase family protein, which produces MKRARVSFAGAIHEAVEKNDMVQLTDGRMVREDEVVWLPPVHPRTVFALGLNYADHASELEFKAPTEPLLFLKGPNTFVGHRAESRRPVDATYMHYECELAVVIGKTARNVKRQDAYDYIAGYTVANDYAIRDYLENYYRPNLRVKNRDTCTPIGPWLVDANDIVDPMNLPLRTYVNGELIQQGSTKDMIFDIPFLIEYLSEFMTLSKNDIILTGTPKGLADVKIGDEVITEIEGVGRLVNTIVSDDVFQRRS; this is translated from the coding sequence GTGAAACGAGCTAGAGTTTCCTTTGCCGGTGCTATCCACGAAGCTGTAGAGAAAAATGACATGGTTCAATTAACAGATGGTCGAATGGTCAGAGAAGATGAGGTCGTGTGGTTACCTCCTGTGCACCCTCGTACTGTTTTTGCATTAGGCCTTAACTATGCGGATCATGCAAGTGAACTTGAATTTAAAGCACCAACTGAGCCACTATTATTCTTAAAAGGACCCAATACTTTTGTTGGCCATCGTGCCGAGTCAAGACGACCAGTTGATGCAACCTATATGCATTATGAATGTGAATTAGCAGTTGTCATCGGCAAGACGGCAAGAAATGTGAAACGACAAGATGCGTATGACTATATTGCTGGATACACTGTGGCCAACGACTATGCCATTCGTGATTATTTAGAAAACTATTATCGTCCTAATCTGCGCGTAAAAAACCGCGATACATGTACACCCATCGGACCATGGCTTGTTGATGCGAATGATATTGTTGATCCGATGAATTTACCCCTGCGTACTTACGTGAATGGGGAACTAATTCAACAAGGTTCAACAAAGGATATGATCTTTGATATCCCTTTCCTAATTGAATACTTAAGTGAATTTATGACGTTGAGTAAAAACGATATCATTTTAACAGGTACGCCAAAAGGGCTTGCTGATGTGAAAATCGGGGATGAAGTCATTACAGAAATTGAAGGTGTTGGTCGATTAGTTAATACGATTGTTAGTGATGACGTATTCCAGAGGAGGAGTTAA
- a CDS encoding LysR family transcriptional regulator, giving the protein MDIKQLRYFYTIAEQGQITRAAKKLHMAQPPLSQQLKLLEEELGVILFERNGRNMVLTQAGLVLYKKAEKILLEMDEIKTEVKETSDGLRGKLSIGVVKTCFSYVPDRLRMFRELYPAVTFSLREGDTFMIEQLIKSRESEVGIVRLPIEMNAFSKIDLPKEPFVAVFPSNKPEILSKTKISMKEFETVPLLLLHRISGVGQFEIVLQECRRHGFEPKVICECPDVSMLLSLVSAGVGATIIPKSSLVSFPMPNLHTLEIEDSTIYSESAVIWLKDRYLSKQAKRFIQSFDSFLD; this is encoded by the coding sequence ATGGACATCAAACAACTACGCTATTTTTATACCATTGCCGAACAAGGACAGATTACTAGAGCCGCAAAAAAGTTACACATGGCGCAACCACCCCTTTCTCAACAATTAAAACTATTAGAGGAAGAATTAGGCGTGATTCTTTTTGAAAGAAACGGACGAAATATGGTGTTAACTCAAGCTGGATTAGTACTATATAAAAAAGCAGAAAAAATATTACTAGAAATGGACGAAATTAAAACAGAAGTTAAAGAGACCAGTGATGGCCTTAGAGGTAAATTATCAATTGGGGTTGTAAAGACTTGTTTTTCTTATGTGCCTGATCGACTTCGTATGTTTAGAGAGCTCTATCCAGCAGTCACCTTTTCTTTACGTGAAGGAGATACTTTTATGATTGAGCAGTTAATTAAGTCCCGCGAATCGGAAGTTGGCATCGTTCGCCTTCCCATTGAAATGAATGCATTCTCCAAAATCGACTTACCTAAGGAACCGTTTGTTGCTGTCTTCCCTAGTAATAAGCCAGAGATCCTCTCGAAAACGAAGATCAGCATGAAAGAGTTTGAAACAGTTCCCCTACTATTGCTGCATCGAATTAGTGGTGTAGGACAATTTGAAATCGTATTACAGGAATGTAGACGACATGGCTTTGAACCTAAAGTGATTTGTGAATGTCCAGATGTCTCCATGCTATTATCTTTAGTTTCAGCAGGTGTAGGTGCTACGATTATCCCTAAATCATCACTTGTATCATTTCCCATGCCCAATTTACATACTCTTGAAATTGAGGACTCGACTATATATTCGGAATCAGCTGTTATCTGGTTAAAAGACCGTTATCTTTCTAAACAGGCCAAACGTTTTATACAATCGTTTGATTCTTTCCTTGATTGA
- a CDS encoding GNAT family N-acetyltransferase, with translation MTTHFIKLTEPTSNLVEVFNRWENDSTLIPLTRPNRNQSELELRYKLTLNELTKRLENHHIYLIYLDDQLIGEMNYMVDPIHLYKKEQGTAWIGITIGESEGRGKGIGYAAIQYLEDQIKKQGLKRVELGVFEFNKQAQKLYEKLGYKKIGSIDSFTFWQDKMWTDIRMEKYI, from the coding sequence ATGACTACTCATTTTATAAAATTAACTGAACCCACCTCAAACCTTGTAGAGGTGTTTAATCGTTGGGAAAATGACTCAACTTTAATTCCATTGACTCGCCCTAACAGGAACCAGTCGGAATTGGAACTTCGATATAAATTGACCCTTAATGAATTAACAAAACGCCTGGAAAACCATCACATCTACCTAATATATCTCGATGACCAGTTGATAGGTGAAATGAATTATATGGTCGATCCGATCCATCTCTACAAAAAAGAGCAGGGGACCGCCTGGATAGGGATCACAATTGGTGAGTCTGAAGGACGGGGAAAAGGTATTGGTTATGCAGCAATTCAATATTTGGAGGACCAGATTAAGAAGCAGGGGCTCAAACGTGTTGAATTAGGTGTATTTGAATTTAACAAACAGGCACAAAAACTCTATGAGAAGCTGGGTTACAAGAAAATTGGTAGTATTGACAGTTTCACATTTTGGCAAGATAAAATGTGGACTGATATTCGTATGGAGAAGTATATATGA
- a CDS encoding DUF4181 domain-containing protein, which translates to MFLVYFVLTTFIVTTVVKHFLRKILNIEKEKKEFFSYNHINKLHGKIDWVIRISSMLLIIIISSLSIYQQYPLTFFLIAMIIYIGIDQGVRAFFEWKYSQNPKQYILTISEMIVLMISILTIMQFNLFSS; encoded by the coding sequence ATGTTTTTGGTATATTTTGTATTGACCACATTTATTGTAACTACAGTAGTTAAGCACTTTTTAAGAAAAATCCTCAATATTGAAAAAGAGAAAAAGGAGTTTTTTTCTTATAACCACATAAACAAATTGCATGGGAAAATTGATTGGGTTATAAGGATTTCTTCTATGCTTTTGATTATTATTATTTCTTCCTTGTCAATATATCAGCAATATCCGTTAACCTTCTTCCTAATTGCAATGATCATTTACATTGGAATAGATCAAGGAGTAAGGGCATTTTTTGAGTGGAAATATTCTCAGAACCCAAAACAATATATCCTAACTATTAGCGAAATGATTGTTTTGATGATTTCCATATTAACTATCATGCAATTTAACTTATTTAGTTCATGA
- a CDS encoding 5-carboxymethyl-2-hydroxymuconate Delta-isomerase, producing the protein MTYSRGGVKIPHITVEYTDNLKEETNISLLLKSLNEVLIARSPTFPIGGIRSRAIELQHYYVADGSQDDAFVHVTLKIGAGRSDEVKQETSQAMFDVITTHFSEVFNRRSLALSLELVEFSEAGTFKKNNIHKRFK; encoded by the coding sequence ATGACGTATTCCAGAGGAGGAGTTAAAATTCCACATATCACCGTTGAATATACGGATAACTTAAAAGAGGAAACAAATATTTCGCTGTTATTAAAATCACTAAACGAGGTCCTCATTGCTAGGTCCCCCACTTTTCCAATCGGAGGTATTCGTTCAAGAGCGATTGAACTTCAACATTACTATGTTGCCGATGGATCACAGGATGATGCTTTTGTTCATGTCACTTTGAAGATTGGTGCTGGACGTTCTGATGAAGTGAAACAAGAAACGTCTCAAGCGATGTTTGATGTTATTACTACTCATTTTTCCGAAGTGTTTAACAGACGCTCATTAGCCCTCTCATTAGAGCTTGTTGAATTTAGTGAAGCAGGCACTTTCAAGAAAAACAATATCCATAAACGGTTTAAATAG
- a CDS encoding DUF3889 domain-containing protein, producing the protein MRKIFIALGIFIAIISASTYLPTIAHVQQEIPSYAKWGALAMKETQSKYPNAKIIDYLHEGSESKGDSTIEKFKLWLKEGDKEFGVLVRIEYTTETEKVVTIDFEETSR; encoded by the coding sequence ATGAGAAAAATATTTATTGCACTTGGAATTTTTATTGCTATTATTTCAGCATCAACATATTTACCTACTATTGCTCATGTACAACAAGAAATTCCATCCTACGCTAAGTGGGGTGCGCTCGCTATGAAAGAGACACAATCAAAATATCCTAACGCCAAAATTATTGACTACCTGCATGAAGGAAGCGAGTCTAAAGGAGATTCAACAATTGAAAAGTTTAAGCTATGGTTAAAAGAGGGTGACAAGGAATTCGGCGTTTTGGTAAGAATTGAATATACTACAGAAACAGAAAAAGTGGTTACGATCGATTTTGAAGAAACTTCTAGGTAA
- the hpaD gene encoding 3,4-dihydroxyphenylacetate 2,3-dioxygenase: MDFNIIRTGRAVLNVVDLDASRDFYVNGLGFIETESDTNNLYLRGLEEHNHHSLHLKKASAPSVEVISYKVYAEQDLDALSSLFAAKGLKTKWLEIGEQHAVGRALRVQDISGLPVEFYAHMDPVERMLQRYDLYKGAKVQRIDHFNCMVPDVEKAYNFYINEMGFACSEYTAAEGEKIWAAWLHRKPSVHDVAFMNGVGPRLHHVGFWLSDQLSLIHACDVLASMGYTTSIERGPGRHGISNAFFLYLRDPDGHRIELYNGDYLTCDPDFKPIRWDINDPRRQTFWGHEAPDSWFNEASVVQDVLTNKTIELAEPTLKQHKPTFVT; the protein is encoded by the coding sequence ATGGATTTCAACATTATTCGTACAGGTCGTGCCGTATTAAACGTGGTTGATTTAGACGCATCACGTGATTTTTATGTCAATGGCCTTGGATTTATAGAAACAGAATCAGATACTAATAATCTATATTTAAGAGGATTAGAAGAACATAATCATCACTCCTTACATTTAAAAAAAGCATCTGCTCCAAGTGTAGAAGTCATCAGTTATAAAGTGTATGCAGAACAAGATTTGGACGCCCTATCATCTTTATTTGCCGCAAAAGGATTAAAAACAAAGTGGCTTGAAATAGGTGAGCAACATGCTGTTGGAAGAGCCCTACGAGTTCAGGATATTTCAGGACTTCCTGTTGAATTTTATGCACATATGGATCCGGTTGAACGTATGCTGCAACGTTATGATTTATATAAAGGCGCAAAAGTTCAACGTATCGACCACTTTAACTGTATGGTGCCAGATGTTGAAAAGGCATATAATTTCTATATAAATGAAATGGGCTTTGCTTGTTCAGAATATACAGCTGCTGAAGGTGAAAAAATCTGGGCCGCGTGGTTGCACAGAAAACCAAGTGTTCATGATGTTGCATTTATGAATGGGGTTGGACCGCGTCTTCATCACGTTGGTTTCTGGTTAAGTGATCAACTAAGTTTAATCCACGCCTGCGATGTTCTTGCTTCAATGGGCTATACAACATCTATTGAACGTGGGCCTGGCCGTCACGGAATTTCGAATGCATTTTTCCTTTATCTCCGTGATCCAGATGGACACCGTATTGAACTATATAATGGAGACTATTTAACCTGTGATCCTGATTTCAAGCCCATTCGCTGGGATATAAATGATCCAAGAAGACAGACATTCTGGGGACATGAAGCACCCGATAGTTGGTTTAATGAAGCATCTGTCGTTCAAGATGTTTTAACGAATAAAACAATCGAGCTTGCCGAGCCAACATTAAAACAACATAAACCAACTTTTGTAACCTAA
- a CDS encoding GntR family transcriptional regulator yields the protein MKNTKKINKRQHAYEVIRSRILDGTYAPGQRLIIDQIVKEVGSSPIPVREAIHQLESDQLIEYKANTGAVVLSLNEEVYKETLEVLAVLEGYTTLLSVSYLTESAFEELEFKNMGMKKALEDFDLEVFSELNREFHAIIYSYCPNQMIVKNMEQIRDRLKNVRKTGFLLYPKRAPQSVKEHDLLIDMLRRKTPATEIENFARQHKLNTLKAFNQKEG from the coding sequence ATGAAAAATACAAAAAAGATTAATAAACGTCAACATGCATATGAAGTCATTCGATCGAGAATTTTAGATGGAACGTACGCCCCTGGTCAGCGCCTCATCATAGATCAAATTGTCAAAGAGGTTGGTTCAAGTCCTATACCAGTGCGTGAAGCAATCCATCAACTGGAGTCTGACCAACTAATTGAATATAAGGCGAATACCGGTGCCGTAGTCCTTTCCTTGAATGAGGAGGTCTATAAGGAAACACTAGAGGTGCTGGCAGTACTAGAAGGCTATACAACCTTATTAAGTGTCTCTTATTTAACTGAAAGTGCTTTTGAAGAACTTGAGTTTAAAAATATGGGGATGAAAAAGGCCCTTGAAGATTTTGATTTAGAGGTCTTTAGTGAGTTGAATCGTGAATTCCACGCAATTATCTATTCCTATTGTCCAAATCAAATGATCGTAAAAAATATGGAGCAAATACGTGACCGCTTAAAAAACGTACGAAAAACAGGTTTTCTCCTTTATCCAAAGCGTGCACCACAGTCAGTTAAGGAACATGATCTCCTCATTGACATGCTTAGACGAAAAACACCAGCAACCGAGATTGAGAACTTCGCTAGGCAGCATAAATTAAATACGTTAAAGGCTTTTAATCAGAAAGAGGGCTAG
- the hpaB gene encoding 4-hydroxyphenylacetate 3-monooxygenase, oxygenase component: protein MPAKTGAQYIERLKKANNNIYIHGERVEDVTEHPALKNVVKSMARLYDLQYEKPDKMLYTSPTTGDKVGMTFLQPKTIEDLIQRREAMQEWARTSGGMMGRSPDYLNAEVMAMGMNNSLFAEADPMFAENARKYYEYARENDISLTHTLIHPQVNRAKAQHEQKDANVALHLVEKNKDGIIVDGIRLLATQGGITDELMVFPSTVKKAGELDDPYSLAFAIPNNTKGLKFLSRESFDYGKSEWDHPLSSRFEEGDAIVSFENVFVPWERVFVCGNSSVCNRTFRETNAVVHMSHQVIAKNVVKTEFLLGVVLNIMDAIGIDQFQHVQDKGTEIMLTLETIKSHLYRAEHNAKLDSSGTMTPDFEALNAARTWYPRVYPRMIEILRVLGASGLMGIPTEADFTHEEIGPILNRGLQGKNLDGYDRTQLFRLAWDMTMSAFGSRQMHYEYYFFGDPVRMGMAFFEGYEKDKYKGYVQDFLDQTKTKKPHFSSN, encoded by the coding sequence ATGCCGGCAAAAACAGGAGCTCAGTATATTGAACGTTTAAAAAAAGCAAATAATAACATCTATATACATGGTGAGAGAGTGGAAGATGTCACAGAACATCCTGCATTAAAAAACGTCGTCAAATCAATGGCCCGTCTCTATGATTTACAATACGAAAAACCAGATAAAATGCTTTACACATCTCCTACAACAGGAGACAAAGTAGGAATGACATTTTTGCAACCAAAAACAATTGAGGACTTAATCCAAAGACGCGAAGCTATGCAAGAATGGGCTCGGACTTCTGGAGGGATGATGGGACGCTCACCTGATTACTTGAATGCTGAAGTCATGGCGATGGGAATGAATAATAGCCTTTTTGCAGAGGCCGATCCGATGTTTGCCGAGAACGCTAGAAAGTACTATGAGTATGCTCGTGAAAATGATATTAGTTTAACTCATACGCTAATTCACCCTCAAGTAAACCGCGCGAAAGCACAGCATGAACAAAAGGATGCCAATGTAGCCCTACACTTAGTTGAAAAAAATAAAGATGGCATCATTGTAGATGGGATTCGCTTACTTGCAACTCAGGGCGGTATTACAGATGAACTGATGGTGTTTCCTTCAACTGTTAAAAAAGCAGGAGAATTAGATGATCCCTATTCACTAGCATTTGCTATTCCTAATAACACAAAAGGTCTAAAATTTTTAAGTCGTGAATCTTTTGATTATGGTAAAAGCGAATGGGATCATCCACTTTCTTCCCGTTTTGAAGAAGGGGATGCGATCGTTTCTTTTGAAAATGTCTTTGTTCCGTGGGAGCGCGTCTTTGTTTGCGGAAACTCATCCGTATGCAACCGAACATTTAGAGAGACCAATGCGGTTGTTCATATGTCCCATCAAGTTATTGCAAAAAATGTAGTGAAAACCGAATTTTTACTTGGTGTTGTTTTAAATATTATGGATGCAATTGGAATTGATCAGTTCCAGCATGTTCAAGATAAAGGAACCGAAATCATGTTAACGCTCGAAACAATTAAATCGCATTTGTACCGAGCAGAGCATAACGCCAAACTCGATAGCTCGGGGACGATGACGCCTGATTTTGAAGCCTTAAATGCAGCGCGTACATGGTATCCGAGAGTGTACCCTCGCATGATTGAAATCTTACGAGTTCTTGGGGCATCTGGCCTAATGGGAATCCCAACCGAAGCAGATTTTACTCATGAAGAAATTGGGCCAATTCTAAACAGGGGTTTACAAGGTAAGAATTTAGATGGCTATGATCGTACGCAATTATTCCGTTTAGCATGGGATATGACAATGAGTGCATTCGGTAGCCGTCAAATGCATTACGAGTACTACTTCTTCGGTGATCCTGTCCGTATGGGAATGGCGTTTTTTGAAGGCTACGAAAAAGATAAATACAAAGGCTATGTACAAGATTTCTTAGACCAAACAAAAACGAAAAAGCCTCACTTCTCTAGCAATTAA
- the hpaI gene encoding 2,4-dihydroxyhept-2-ene-1,7-dioic acid aldolase, with protein sequence MYQQAKQKIRGSIAPIVTPFKKDGSLDLETLASLIDWNIKSGSHGISVTGTTGEPSSLTIEERVQVMEAAMKAVNGRVPFVPGTGSTNHEETLYLTKKAQELGVDAAMVIVPYYNKPSQHALYKHFKAVADSVDIPIIIYNIPGRTATNLEVKTLAKLSKDCPNIIGVKESNKDFEHVNRVLLECGRDFLLFSGIELLCYPMLAIGGAGYISATANIIPKQVAELYDAWTAGDLKRAQEIHYELMPLNDVLFKDTNPSPLKAALGMIGRAQPVLRLPMDVPTQVLQDEIRDVLKQYVDLSAQQSVQ encoded by the coding sequence ATGTATCAACAAGCAAAACAAAAAATCAGAGGTTCAATTGCACCGATCGTAACCCCTTTTAAAAAGGATGGTTCTTTAGATTTAGAGACATTAGCTAGTTTAATTGATTGGAATATTAAGAGTGGGAGTCATGGAATTTCAGTAACAGGAACGACGGGTGAACCAAGTTCCTTAACAATCGAAGAACGAGTTCAAGTGATGGAAGCGGCTATGAAAGCGGTAAATGGACGCGTTCCATTCGTCCCAGGTACAGGGTCGACAAATCATGAAGAAACATTATACCTAACAAAAAAAGCACAAGAACTAGGTGTAGATGCTGCCATGGTCATTGTCCCTTACTACAACAAACCTTCACAACATGCTCTCTATAAGCATTTTAAAGCGGTTGCAGATTCTGTAGATATTCCTATTATTATTTATAATATTCCGGGAAGAACAGCAACAAACTTAGAAGTGAAAACACTCGCAAAACTAAGCAAAGATTGCCCAAATATTATTGGAGTGAAGGAATCAAATAAAGACTTTGAACATGTCAACCGCGTTTTATTAGAATGCGGAAGAGATTTTCTACTGTTTTCAGGAATTGAACTATTATGTTATCCGATGCTTGCCATTGGTGGAGCGGGATACATAAGTGCTACCGCTAACATTATCCCTAAGCAAGTTGCAGAGTTATATGATGCATGGACAGCTGGAGACCTAAAAAGAGCTCAAGAAATCCATTATGAATTAATGCCTCTAAATGATGTGTTGTTTAAAGATACAAATCCATCCCCATTAAAAGCAGCACTTGGGATGATTGGAAGAGCACAACCGGTACTTCGTTTACCAATGGATGTGCCAACGCAAGTATTGCAAGATGAAATTCGCGACGTGTTAAAACAATACGTAGATCTATCTGCACAACAATCGGTACAGTAA
- a CDS encoding flavin reductase family protein, whose protein sequence is MDDRIFKTAMSKFATGVTVITTEVNGEVHGMTANAFMSISLDPKLIVVSVANKAKMKQLIDESGTFGVSLLSTNQEEMSNYFAGQIKENFDISFKTFDGMSVIDGALANITCDVHNTHLEGDHTLYIGKVRDILMQEEGMPLTYFSGRYYNLS, encoded by the coding sequence ATGGACGATCGCATATTTAAAACGGCAATGAGTAAATTTGCAACTGGTGTAACTGTTATTACAACTGAAGTGAATGGGGAAGTACACGGCATGACGGCTAATGCATTCATGTCTATCTCTCTAGATCCTAAATTAATAGTAGTTTCAGTTGCAAACAAAGCAAAAATGAAACAGTTAATTGATGAATCTGGAACATTTGGTGTAAGTCTTTTATCAACTAATCAAGAAGAGATGTCAAACTACTTTGCAGGACAAATCAAAGAGAACTTTGATATTTCATTCAAAACTTTTGATGGAATGTCCGTAATTGATGGGGCATTAGCCAATATCACATGTGATGTTCATAACACACATCTAGAGGGTGACCATACCTTATATATAGGCAAAGTCCGTGACATCCTAATGCAAGAAGAAGGAATGCCATTAACCTATTTCTCAGGTCGATATTACAACCTCAGCTAG
- the hpaE gene encoding 5-carboxymethyl-2-hydroxymuconate semialdehyde dehydrogenase, whose product MKKSTEMSKDSTNIKVDDVKLYINGEFVNAQAQATFENSNPFTNEVNNLVAEGRKEDIDKAVIAAKQAFKSGPWGSMKMEERMVYINRIADLIDEEVEEIASLESIDTGLPIAQTRKMIARAAENFRFYSRMVQSKLHGESYPVDNEFINYTIYKPLGVVGLITPWNAPFMLETWKVAPALATGNTVILKPAELSPLTANKLAEVMDKAGLPKGVFNVVHGYGETAGAALVAHPDVEAISFTGETTTGTIIIKNSADTLKKTSMELGGKSPLIVFDDADVERALDAAVWGIFSFNGERCTANSRVFLHKNIKDQFIEALKERVGNIKIGDPMDPTTQFGPLIDKEHFKKVSEYIELAKQEGCEVIQGVVPEGVKAGNFVPPTLLLNATNDMRVCQEEIFGPVMAVIEFESEEQVIAAANDVKYGLAGYVWTNDIKRGHRVAQAVEAGMLWVNSQNVRDLRIPFGGMKSSGIGREGGHYAIFEFYTEPKVIHIAIGDHHIPQFGKKK is encoded by the coding sequence ATGAAGAAATCAACAGAGATGTCTAAAGATAGTACTAACATAAAAGTTGATGATGTGAAGCTTTACATTAATGGAGAATTTGTAAATGCTCAGGCTCAAGCAACCTTTGAAAACAGCAACCCATTTACCAACGAAGTCAATAACCTAGTTGCTGAGGGTCGCAAAGAGGATATCGATAAGGCTGTAATCGCTGCGAAACAAGCGTTTAAAAGTGGTCCATGGGGCTCGATGAAAATGGAAGAGCGCATGGTTTACATTAACCGAATTGCGGACTTGATTGATGAAGAGGTTGAGGAAATTGCTAGCTTAGAATCAATAGATACAGGACTACCGATTGCTCAAACTAGAAAGATGATTGCCCGTGCAGCAGAAAACTTTCGATTCTATTCCCGAATGGTTCAGTCAAAACTTCACGGAGAGTCGTACCCTGTAGACAATGAATTTATAAACTATACGATTTATAAGCCTCTCGGAGTAGTTGGATTAATAACACCGTGGAATGCACCGTTTATGTTGGAAACGTGGAAAGTAGCACCAGCATTAGCGACTGGCAATACAGTTATATTAAAACCTGCAGAGTTATCGCCTCTAACAGCTAATAAATTAGCTGAAGTTATGGATAAAGCAGGCTTACCAAAAGGTGTATTTAATGTAGTCCATGGATATGGAGAAACGGCCGGCGCAGCCCTAGTTGCACATCCGGATGTAGAAGCAATCTCTTTCACTGGAGAAACGACAACAGGAACCATAATCATCAAGAATTCTGCTGATACATTAAAGAAAACATCAATGGAACTAGGCGGGAAATCCCCATTAATTGTCTTTGATGATGCAGATGTTGAGCGGGCACTGGATGCAGCTGTTTGGGGGATTTTCTCCTTTAACGGGGAACGATGTACAGCAAACTCTCGTGTGTTTCTTCATAAAAACATTAAAGACCAATTTATTGAGGCTCTTAAAGAACGCGTAGGAAACATTAAAATTGGAGACCCAATGGACCCAACAACCCAATTTGGACCACTCATTGATAAAGAACATTTCAAAAAAGTATCAGAGTACATTGAGTTAGCAAAGCAAGAAGGTTGTGAAGTCATTCAAGGCGTTGTTCCTGAGGGCGTGAAAGCTGGAAACTTTGTACCACCTACATTACTTTTAAACGCAACAAACGATATGAGAGTTTGCCAGGAAGAAATATTTGGACCTGTCATGGCGGTTATTGAATTTGAAAGCGAAGAACAAGTCATTGCAGCAGCCAATGATGTTAAATATGGACTTGCAGGCTATGTGTGGACGAATGATATAAAGAGAGGACATCGAGTAGCACAGGCAGTTGAGGCTGGCATGCTGTGGGTCAATTCTCAAAATGTGCGGGATCTCCGTATCCCATTTGGCGGAATGAAATCAAGTGGGATTGGAAGAGAAGGTGGGCATTACGCAATCTTTGAATTCTACACAGAACCAAAAGTAATTCATATCGCTATTGGTGATCATCATATTCCGCAGTTTGGTAAGAAAAAATAG